A single region of the Triticum dicoccoides isolate Atlit2015 ecotype Zavitan chromosome 2B, WEW_v2.0, whole genome shotgun sequence genome encodes:
- the LOC119368932 gene encoding uncharacterized protein LOC119368932, giving the protein MSMADEQYDAGPRGAPHGLLLAVVVGLLVGWPLFLSDGAEAVTDAIAELLGPVGLLLLRVGLLLLIHLLSCDRSPDVFEFGGSPDAMHHVGGSPVGVALMLVLIFALLYYRSALFGGGGGDDE; this is encoded by the coding sequence ATGTCAATGGCGGACGAGCAATACGACGCTGGGCCGCGCGGGGCGCCGCACGGGCTGCTGTTGGCGGTGGTGGTGGGGCTGCTGGTTGGGTGGCCGCTTTTCCTAAGTGACGGCGCTGAGGCGGTCACCGATGCCATCGCCGAGCTGCTCGGCCCCGTGGGCCTGCTCCTCCTCCGGGTggggctcctcctcctcatccacctcctctCCTGCGACCGCTCCCCCGACGTGTTTGAGTTTGGCGGCTCGCCCGACGCCATGCACCACGTCGGGGGATCCCCCGTCGGCGTGGCGCTGATGCTGGTCCTCATCTTTGCCCTCCTCTACTACCGGTCCGCGCTCTTcggtggcggcggaggcgacgACGAGTAG